TAAATATTCTTTTGCTACATGAAGCAGAGAGTACTTTGTTATACTTGGAAGGATCGAAGGTGATTTTGGTGTGATGAATTTATTATCATGTGTAATTCCGAAGAAATTTGCAGCTCCAACTTCCTCTATTTTTGTATGAGTTGCTGGATCCAGATAAATACAGTCAGCAAATCCGCTTTTTACAGCTCTTTCGTGAGGTAAAAGACTTCCCCCGTAATTACCACCCACTTTTGCTGCTCCGGTACCGTTAGGTGCCGCTCTGTCAAAATCTGATATCGTGAAATTAACAGGTGCTAAACCACCTTTAAAATATGCTCCTACAGGTACACAAAATATCGAAAATATATACTCGGGTGCAGGTCTTACTCCAAGATTATCTCCCACTCCTATAACAAAAGGTCTTAAATACAAACTTGCTCCGCTTCCGTAAGGAGGTAAATATTTCATGTTAGCTTTTATCACTTGCTTACATGCATCAATAAATCTGTCAACCGGAAATTCAGCCATCATAACTCTTCGGCAGCTCTGGATCATTCTCTTTGCATTTTCTTCAGGTCTGAATAATAAAACCCTGCCATCTTTTGCCGTGTAAGCCTTCATACCTTCAAAACAGCTCTGACCGTAGTGAAATACTGTTGAAGCTTCACTTATCGTAATAGTATTATAATCAACTAATGCACCATCATCCCATTTGCCGTCTTTCCATTTTGAAATATATCTTTTATCGGTTTTCAAATATGAAAAACCTAATTTACTCCAGTCAATGTTCGCTTTTTCCATTTGTACCTCACATGTTTAATTATTCCTTCTTGAAATAAAGTGATATATTTCATGATACAAATCAAGATATTTTTTTAGAAAAAATTAAAAAGAGATGAAACTTAAAAAAAATTGATTCTTTATTTATTTTTTAATTTTAAAACGAACATTCTTTTTGTAATATAGGGATATAATTATTCTTAAATTGGTTGTTTCTTTAAAGTAATATCACTAATTTTTTCAACATCTTTTAAATCTATTAAAATTTTATATGCTTTTGACAATGTTGTTTTATCTTTTATATTAAAAAAAGGAGAAATGAAATATGTGTTTTCAGAATGATCGTGACTTGAAGAATTTTGTGGCATCCATTCTGTAGAGTAACTTCTAAGACCATATGAATAACATGTTGTATA
This is a stretch of genomic DNA from Candidatus Delongbacteria bacterium. It encodes these proteins:
- a CDS encoding branched-chain amino acid aminotransferase encodes the protein MEKANIDWSKLGFSYLKTDKRYISKWKDGKWDDGALVDYNTITISEASTVFHYGQSCFEGMKAYTAKDGRVLLFRPEENAKRMIQSCRRVMMAEFPVDRFIDACKQVIKANMKYLPPYGSGASLYLRPFVIGVGDNLGVRPAPEYIFSIFCVPVGAYFKGGLAPVNFTISDFDRAAPNGTGAAKVGGNYGGSLLPHERAVKSGFADCIYLDPATHTKIEEVGAANFFGITHDNKFITPKSPSILPSITKYSLLHVAKEYLGLETQERDVLIDNLHEFKEAGACGTAAVISPIGGIENKGNFHIFYSETEVGPITRKLYDTLTGIQFGDIAPPEGWVVEVK